A DNA window from Paenibacillus sp. HWE-109 contains the following coding sequences:
- a CDS encoding rhodanese-like domain-containing protein: protein MENQMLFSLVLETPAASPEAAHRHFSNKLAVETDVADVRNDLQRGIDSFVLIDVRSSKAYEECHIPGAIHLASNQINEATTSSFSKDKVIVVYCWGPACNGGTKGASRLAALGFQVKEMIGGIEYWRREGNEVEGTLAHLAPLIG from the coding sequence ATGGAAAATCAAATGTTATTTTCGCTCGTTCTGGAAACACCTGCTGCTTCGCCAGAGGCTGCGCATAGGCATTTTAGCAACAAATTAGCAGTAGAGACCGATGTTGCTGATGTTCGTAATGATTTGCAGCGAGGCATTGACAGCTTCGTGCTTATAGATGTAAGGAGCTCGAAAGCCTATGAAGAGTGTCATATTCCCGGTGCCATCCATTTAGCATCTAACCAAATCAATGAGGCAACTACGTCATCTTTTTCCAAAGATAAAGTGATCGTTGTCTACTGTTGGGGACCGGCTTGTAACGGAGGTACCAAAGGGGCTTCGCGGCTTGCGGCGCTGGGGTTTCAAGTAAAAGAAATGATCGGCGGGATTGAATACTGGCGTAGAGAAGGAAATGAAGTAGAAGGTACACTAGCTCACTTAGCACCATTGATTGGATAA
- a CDS encoding LysR family transcriptional regulator — MVKLELTYLKTFREVAKWGSYTRAAEVLGYAQSSITTQIQKLEESYGAVLLERLGRGMKLTIAGEALLHYANDILRLHEESKEVVSHQSKGILTIGTIETLAAFFLPPYLQKYRQLFPDMNVMIQPANEPSIINSVKDGTIDVGFILDPPFLDPELHSCKLREEELVIITNPNHKFAGKSEIQISDLQGESLILTEDGCTYRAMLLQTLKSNQINFSLSYEFGNLEAIKQCVTYGLGIALLPRIVVASDIAKGQVSAFPLIHPHFKFYTQLVYAKKKWQSKAFFGFLELINGSHLSE, encoded by the coding sequence ATGGTTAAGTTGGAATTAACGTATTTGAAGACCTTTCGCGAGGTCGCGAAATGGGGAAGCTACACGCGGGCTGCTGAAGTGTTAGGATATGCGCAATCGAGCATTACAACGCAGATTCAAAAACTGGAGGAATCTTATGGGGCCGTGCTCTTGGAGCGATTGGGAAGAGGAATGAAGTTGACCATTGCCGGAGAAGCGCTGCTGCACTATGCGAATGATATCCTAAGGCTTCATGAGGAGTCCAAGGAAGTCGTATCCCATCAGTCCAAAGGCATTCTTACAATTGGCACGATTGAAACCTTGGCGGCATTCTTTCTACCCCCTTATCTTCAAAAGTACCGTCAGCTTTTTCCGGATATGAATGTCATGATTCAACCAGCCAATGAGCCTTCTATTATTAATTCAGTGAAAGACGGCACGATCGATGTTGGTTTTATCCTGGATCCCCCCTTTCTGGATCCTGAGCTGCACAGCTGCAAGTTAAGGGAAGAAGAGCTAGTCATTATTACGAATCCGAATCACAAGTTCGCAGGGAAGAGCGAGATTCAGATTTCGGATCTCCAGGGCGAATCTCTGATTCTGACCGAAGATGGTTGTACCTATCGTGCAATGCTGCTGCAAACGTTGAAAAGCAACCAAATCAATTTCTCTTTATCTTATGAATTCGGCAATCTGGAAGCCATTAAACAATGTGTAACGTATGGCCTGGGTATTGCTTTGCTGCCACGAATTGTAGTCGCTTCCGATATCGCCAAAGGCCAAGTGAGTGCATTTCCGCTAATTCACCCTCACTTTAAATTTTACACCCAGCTTGTCTATGCCAAGAAAAAATGGCAATCCAAGGCCTTTTTTGGTTTTTTGGAACTTATCAACGGAAGCCATCTATCGGAATAA
- a CDS encoding PhzF family phenazine biosynthesis protein, whose product MRTIKVYHYDAFSCIPNMGNPAGVVLNGDHLTEEQMQEIAAKVGFNETAFPMKSEKADWRIRFFTPGHEINLCGHATMATIYALKTRGLLGDQTSLTIETKAGILPIRLAITEDLAITMRQAAPEFREFHGSLEELAHSMGIEVEDIEQDLPTLYGSTGAWTLLIPIKKLAAFRRMKPDNKIFPSILKEMPRASVHPFCLETYDSNAHMHARHFSSPFSGTVEDPVTGTASGVMGAYYTRYMNKNADTSVKLVIEQGQEIERDGRVGVKVIHPDVIEITGNAVYVSEFEVSIAD is encoded by the coding sequence ATGCGCACAATAAAAGTGTACCATTACGATGCGTTCAGCTGTATTCCCAACATGGGCAACCCGGCTGGTGTCGTGCTGAATGGCGATCATTTAACAGAAGAGCAGATGCAGGAGATCGCAGCGAAAGTTGGGTTTAATGAAACGGCTTTTCCCATGAAGTCAGAAAAAGCAGATTGGAGAATTCGCTTTTTCACGCCAGGTCATGAAATTAATCTTTGTGGTCATGCGACAATGGCAACCATCTATGCCTTGAAAACGAGAGGCTTACTAGGAGATCAAACATCGCTCACCATTGAAACGAAAGCAGGGATATTGCCGATTCGTTTAGCGATAACGGAAGACCTTGCCATCACCATGAGGCAGGCTGCCCCGGAATTCCGGGAATTCCATGGAAGTCTTGAAGAGCTTGCTCATTCCATGGGGATCGAAGTGGAGGATATCGAGCAAGACCTTCCTACCTTGTATGGGAGTACGGGGGCATGGACCTTGTTAATTCCAATCAAAAAGCTAGCAGCTTTTAGACGAATGAAGCCCGATAATAAGATCTTTCCAAGTATACTGAAGGAAATGCCAAGAGCGTCTGTTCATCCATTTTGCCTGGAAACCTATGATTCCAATGCTCATATGCATGCCCGGCACTTCTCTTCACCATTCTCAGGGACCGTTGAGGACCCTGTTACAGGTACAGCATCAGGAGTGATGGGAGCCTACTACACAAGATATATGAACAAGAATGCGGATACTTCCGTAAAACTTGTCATTGAGCAAGGCCAGGAGATTGAAAGAGATGGCAGAGTTGGCGTAAAAGTGATCCATCCTGATGTGATTGAAATTACGGGCAACGCCGTTTATGTAAGTGAATTTGAAGTGTCAATAGCGGATTAG
- a CDS encoding LrgB family protein, producing the protein MNDTLLSLIWLGSTILIYGGAKKLHQYFPKAYLTPLLITPMILIALISGTGVSFDTYNEGAGWLSKMIEPATIALAVMLYKYYNVMKKHAIVILTSVTCGAIASIVTSAGLAHLFGLSAEITDSLAPRSATTPIAIAISNLIGGVPTITAVATLITGILGLILGPVIVKWCGIQNPVARGVLLGTSAHSAGISKALEYDAVTGSVAGIAMLTTAFVTLAVAPFLIVLFR; encoded by the coding sequence GTGAATGATACCTTGTTATCTTTGATTTGGTTAGGATCGACAATCCTTATTTACGGGGGAGCGAAGAAGTTACATCAATATTTCCCGAAAGCGTATCTGACCCCTCTGCTGATTACACCAATGATCCTAATTGCGCTTATATCTGGCACAGGGGTTTCCTTCGATACCTATAATGAAGGTGCGGGCTGGCTCAGTAAAATGATTGAACCTGCCACGATCGCCTTAGCGGTTATGCTGTATAAATATTATAATGTCATGAAAAAACATGCCATTGTTATCCTGACGAGCGTCACTTGCGGTGCCATCGCTTCGATTGTTACTTCTGCTGGCTTGGCGCATCTTTTTGGATTGAGTGCGGAAATAACGGACAGCTTAGCGCCTCGTTCGGCTACAACCCCGATTGCCATAGCCATTTCCAATCTGATCGGCGGAGTGCCCACGATAACGGCAGTAGCTACTTTAATTACTGGCATTCTAGGTCTTATACTGGGACCCGTTATTGTAAAATGGTGCGGCATTCAGAATCCTGTTGCGCGAGGTGTCTTGCTTGGAACGAGCGCCCATTCTGCCGGCATCAGCAAAGCGCTTGAATACGATGCGGTTACGGGATCTGTCGCCGGCATTGCCATGCTGACAACGGCATTCGTAACTTTGGCAGTTGCCCCGTTTCTCATTGTTCTATTCAGGTAA
- a CDS encoding O-methyltransferase: MSAAITWNKVDQYVTEKLIPHDTVLEQVLEANHNASLPPYDVSTTQGKFLNLLVQMKGAKRILEIGTLGGYSTIWMARALPADGHIVTLELDPRHAQVALANLKLAKVADKVELRVGDALEQLAQMEAEGVEPFDFIFIDADKPNNPHYLKWALQFSHAGTVILGDNVIREGEIINGRTEDPRVKGVQSFYELLAEESRITATAIQTVGSKGYDGFVLGIVY; the protein is encoded by the coding sequence ATGAGCGCAGCGATTACTTGGAATAAGGTCGATCAGTATGTAACAGAGAAACTAATTCCACATGACACCGTGTTGGAACAGGTTTTGGAGGCCAATCATAATGCCAGCCTTCCGCCGTATGATGTTTCGACTACGCAAGGCAAGTTTTTGAACTTGCTTGTTCAGATGAAAGGAGCCAAACGGATCCTGGAGATTGGCACTTTGGGTGGGTATAGTACGATTTGGATGGCCAGAGCATTGCCGGCAGATGGACATATCGTCACGTTGGAGTTGGACCCGCGACATGCGCAAGTCGCCTTGGCAAATCTCAAACTTGCCAAAGTGGCTGACAAGGTAGAACTTCGTGTTGGAGATGCCCTGGAACAATTGGCTCAGATGGAAGCAGAGGGGGTTGAACCTTTCGATTTTATATTTATTGATGCAGATAAACCTAATAATCCACACTATTTGAAATGGGCTCTGCAATTTTCACATGCCGGAACAGTTATTCTTGGCGATAACGTCATTCGTGAGGGTGAAATCATCAATGGGCGTACAGAGGACCCTCGGGTAAAAGGTGTGCAATCATTTTACGAGCTGCTAGCCGAAGAATCCAGAATTACGGCGACAGCCATTCAAACAGTGGGAAGTAAGGGATATGATGGTTTTGTTCTCGGGATTGTTTACTAG
- a CDS encoding LysR family transcriptional regulator has translation MDIRHLQYVHEIVRLNSFTKAAQALHITQPTISKAIKNLEAELNVELFTRDGKQVKLTDAGQAISHYAVPILHLFDQLQGELKDLTYLNKGSIRIGLPPMAGANFFPSVIKKFQKQYEGIAIKMIEDGANKIQGFVEDGSIDVGVVLSPIQEELFESFLLVKDELKVIVPLTHKLASQQQIELIELKNEKFILFNSDFTLHDRIITACRLVGFEAQIVYESSQWDFIGEMVGAELGIAMLPDTICQLLNPEKVKAIPLLNPSIPWQLMMVWRKEGYLSLAAREWIRFTKDIFVE, from the coding sequence CTGGATATACGTCATTTGCAATATGTACATGAAATTGTTCGTTTAAATAGTTTTACGAAGGCCGCGCAAGCGCTGCATATTACACAGCCGACGATCAGTAAAGCGATCAAAAATTTGGAGGCTGAACTGAATGTAGAATTATTCACCCGGGATGGGAAGCAAGTGAAACTGACGGATGCTGGCCAAGCGATCAGCCATTACGCAGTGCCAATTCTTCACTTATTCGATCAACTGCAAGGTGAACTCAAGGATCTGACTTATTTGAATAAAGGAAGCATACGTATCGGGCTGCCACCAATGGCAGGTGCCAACTTTTTTCCAAGTGTGATCAAGAAATTTCAAAAGCAATATGAGGGTATTGCGATTAAAATGATTGAAGACGGGGCTAATAAAATTCAAGGATTCGTTGAAGATGGAAGTATTGACGTAGGGGTTGTGCTTTCGCCCATTCAGGAGGAATTATTTGAGTCTTTTTTGCTCGTTAAGGACGAATTAAAGGTCATTGTGCCCCTCACACACAAGCTTGCCAGTCAACAGCAAATTGAACTTATTGAACTGAAGAACGAGAAGTTCATCTTGTTTAATAGTGATTTTACGCTGCATGATCGCATTATTACTGCATGCCGTTTGGTGGGCTTCGAAGCGCAGATCGTCTATGAGAGCTCGCAATGGGATTTTATCGGAGAGATGGTTGGCGCAGAACTCGGTATCGCTATGCTGCCGGATACGATCTGTCAATTGCTCAATCCAGAGAAGGTGAAGGCAATTCCATTGTTAAATCCAAGCATACCTTGGCAGCTGATGATGGTTTGGAGAAAAGAAGGCTATCTTTCTTTGGCAGCGAGAGAGTGGATTCGCTTCACGAAAGATATCTTTGTGGAATGA
- a CDS encoding LysR family transcriptional regulator, which yields MNLHALRLFHMIATTGSVTRSSERLLISQPAITAQIKKFEKELDLTLFEPEGRGIRLTDAGAELAVLAKRLFSVEQQIEQFVQDYRNGTNGSIRLAATYLPAHYLIPTWIAKFKQHFDRVEMMITTTNSSDALQQLLNVDVDIAIYGGLPESYPETIQTDELFQDQLWFVVSPQHRFANQHISLRDMMTEPFVMREVGSSTRERLLSLCRTYNLPSPTISLQFNGLQEAIQAVIAGYGANFVSSLVVREYVERGELSRVYVEGIQLENTIAICTRKNETLPASVRNFIQMIRQNPWRC from the coding sequence ATGAACTTGCATGCGCTTCGTTTATTCCACATGATTGCAACGACTGGGAGCGTGACCCGATCGTCTGAACGTTTGCTCATCAGTCAACCGGCCATAACCGCGCAAATTAAAAAGTTTGAAAAAGAGTTGGATCTAACCCTCTTTGAGCCTGAAGGAAGAGGTATCCGGTTGACCGATGCCGGTGCTGAACTCGCTGTGCTTGCCAAGAGATTATTTTCAGTAGAACAGCAAATCGAACAGTTTGTGCAAGATTATCGCAATGGAACGAATGGCAGCATTCGTCTGGCAGCCACGTATTTACCCGCTCATTACCTGATACCTACATGGATTGCCAAGTTCAAGCAGCACTTTGACCGTGTCGAGATGATGATTACAACGACAAACTCCAGTGATGCTCTTCAACAGCTCCTAAATGTCGATGTTGATATTGCCATTTATGGCGGACTACCCGAATCTTACCCGGAGACGATTCAAACGGATGAATTATTTCAAGATCAACTGTGGTTTGTCGTTTCTCCGCAGCACCGCTTTGCCAATCAGCATATTTCATTGCGTGACATGATGACAGAACCATTTGTCATGCGGGAAGTAGGCAGTTCAACAAGGGAACGCTTGTTATCCTTATGCCGGACCTACAATCTGCCTTCCCCTACAATTTCTCTGCAATTTAATGGTTTGCAGGAAGCTATTCAAGCTGTAATCGCAGGTTATGGAGCAAACTTTGTTTCTTCTCTAGTTGTAAGAGAGTACGTCGAACGCGGGGAATTAAGTCGTGTTTATGTGGAAGGCATCCAATTAGAAAACACCATAGCCATTTGTACGCGAAAAAATGAAACGCTACCGGCTTCTGTCAGAAACTTCATTCAAATGATTCGCCAAAATCCTTGGAGGTGCTAA
- a CDS encoding Nif3-like dinuclear metal center hexameric protein → MTITVQTILDHLIEPVGLLPSTVDTLKSGRSDAQVRKIAVMFMTTYASIKEAVELGADLIITHEPTYYNHMDEGNWLAGDLVYEQKRKFIEESGVAIFRLHDYVHSYEPDGILIGMLKALEWEALADPADRNMLRLPDGEKYSVRSIVAHLKSKLGIEHMLVVGDLEQPVSNMGLLPGASGGRSHIQFLGSRDIDLLIVGETSEWETNEYVRDAVDMGLAKALIITGHQKSEEAGMQTVVNQLRSSFPELQVEFIENSLAVQRI, encoded by the coding sequence GTGACAATTACTGTACAGACGATTCTGGATCATCTCATCGAACCTGTTGGGCTACTTCCATCAACAGTTGACACGCTGAAAAGCGGACGTTCGGATGCGCAAGTTCGCAAAATTGCCGTTATGTTCATGACAACGTACGCTTCAATTAAAGAAGCGGTTGAGTTAGGGGCTGATCTTATCATTACCCATGAGCCTACCTACTATAACCATATGGATGAAGGTAATTGGTTAGCTGGTGACTTGGTCTATGAACAGAAGAGGAAGTTTATCGAAGAATCCGGTGTGGCGATTTTCCGGCTGCACGATTACGTGCACAGCTACGAGCCCGATGGCATCCTCATCGGCATGCTTAAGGCACTGGAATGGGAAGCCTTGGCGGACCCGGCAGATAGGAATATGCTCCGTCTTCCAGATGGAGAAAAGTATTCTGTACGCTCGATCGTTGCTCATCTCAAAAGCAAACTAGGCATTGAACATATGTTGGTGGTTGGTGATCTGGAGCAGCCAGTGAGCAATATGGGATTGTTGCCTGGCGCATCTGGCGGTAGATCCCATATTCAGTTCTTGGGAAGCAGAGATATTGATCTGTTGATTGTTGGTGAAACGAGTGAATGGGAGACGAATGAATACGTGAGAGATGCTGTGGATATGGGGCTTGCCAAGGCGCTGATCATAACGGGTCATCAGAAAAGTGAAGAGGCTGGCATGCAAACAGTTGTTAACCAATTGCGCTCATCTTTTCCTGAGCTGCAAGTTGAATTCATAGAAAATTCCCTTGCGGTTCAGCGTATTTAA
- a CDS encoding CidA/LrgA family protein yields MQTWMKTIIQIIFFVAISKLADFTVERFHLPMPPSVFGILLVFALLQSKIIPLKWMELGSSWLLAQMLLFFIPAAVGIIKYKSLIITSGLPITITIIASTIAVMMCSGLMGQWVSKLLRRSSE; encoded by the coding sequence ATGCAGACATGGATGAAGACCATCATACAAATTATCTTTTTTGTTGCGATTTCTAAACTTGCGGATTTCACCGTAGAGAGGTTTCATTTACCGATGCCTCCCAGTGTATTTGGCATTTTACTCGTATTCGCGCTCTTGCAGAGCAAAATAATTCCACTAAAATGGATGGAACTCGGCTCGAGTTGGTTACTGGCACAGATGCTGCTGTTCTTCATTCCTGCAGCCGTAGGCATCATAAAGTACAAATCATTAATCATAACGAGCGGTTTACCCATCACAATAACGATTATCGCAAGCACCATCGCTGTTATGATGTGTTCAGGTTTAATGGGGCAATGGGTATCGAAATTACTAAGGAGGAGTTCGGAGTGA
- a CDS encoding low temperature requirement protein A, producing MKQKFNALIEKKVTWLELFYDLLFVAAVSKASHVLLHVDDGIIPTEYLLKFVLIFVPIWWAWVGQSLFVNRYGQDILSHRVFLILQLFFVLIMTASLSVDFDQYYVPFLIGYIGLRAMTAIQYLSVHKKEDAHRRDTARYLGSRFWIGLAISALSLFFDSWIRYAVLYTGIIVDILLPLIGRKFLVKSPINTHHLLERFSLFTLILLGESVISILAVLQSSAWTWESILFAALTFMLIIAMWWQYFDNVEKKVNKALETAGQTIIYGHLFIYLSMCMIAASIQLLFLQQVSYAFMLFFIFGSVLLYFFSTTLVFHKYRHIDQRLGVQHLIFMLGLLCLFLLLNLFVVVPNYVIIGELMVFFAVYTKVTT from the coding sequence ATGAAACAAAAGTTCAATGCCTTAATTGAGAAAAAAGTGACATGGTTGGAACTTTTCTATGATCTGCTGTTTGTAGCAGCTGTTTCCAAGGCGAGCCATGTCTTGCTGCATGTCGATGATGGCATTATTCCAACGGAGTATTTGCTCAAATTTGTACTCATCTTCGTCCCGATTTGGTGGGCCTGGGTGGGCCAATCGCTTTTTGTGAATCGTTATGGACAAGATATTTTGTCACATCGTGTATTTCTGATTTTGCAATTATTTTTTGTTTTAATCATGACAGCAAGTTTATCCGTGGATTTTGACCAGTATTATGTGCCATTTCTAATTGGATATATCGGTTTAAGAGCGATGACAGCGATACAATATTTATCCGTTCATAAAAAAGAAGACGCGCACCGCAGAGATACAGCCCGCTATCTGGGAAGTCGGTTTTGGATAGGGCTTGCGATCTCAGCATTATCCCTATTCTTTGATTCATGGATTCGTTACGCTGTTTTGTATACAGGGATTATCGTTGATATTTTACTGCCGCTGATCGGGCGTAAATTCCTGGTGAAAAGTCCAATCAATACGCATCATTTATTGGAACGCTTCTCATTATTCACGCTTATCCTCTTAGGCGAATCAGTCATAAGTATTCTCGCCGTCTTGCAGTCTAGCGCATGGACCTGGGAATCAATTCTGTTCGCGGCGCTCACATTTATGCTAATCATAGCGATGTGGTGGCAGTATTTTGACAATGTAGAAAAGAAAGTGAACAAAGCGTTGGAAACAGCCGGCCAGACCATCATCTATGGTCATTTATTCATTTATTTGTCCATGTGCATGATAGCGGCTTCGATCCAATTATTATTTTTGCAACAAGTAAGTTATGCCTTTATGTTGTTTTTTATTTTTGGGTCTGTGCTGCTGTATTTTTTCTCAACTACTCTGGTTTTTCATAAATATAGGCATATAGATCAAAGATTGGGCGTACAACATTTGATTTTCATGTTAGGCCTGCTTTGCCTATTCTTATTGTTGAATTTGTTTGTTGTGGTACCGAATTACGTCATTATCGGCGAATTGATGGTTTTCTTTGCTGTTTATACGAAAGTAACAACTTGA
- a CDS encoding LacI family DNA-binding transcriptional regulator has product MPTLKDVAELVGVSISTASRVIRNDTSRHINAETKAKVWEAVRQLDYTPNESARHLVNKQKAEKKMTKQIGCIIQTARLNDDHPYYSPIITSFNKKILESGYSLAFIHTSDELADDALLHRCIHEIQVDGIIIVGEVGPAILDYLQKTEDLALIGICTNGTEITMVDYDRIHAAKSAVDHLIAQGHRSIGFIGGPGHTGELNSEERFQGFKFAMYDAGIPLQKEWIIDTRWGIDLSYERVMEQLKQPSLERPTAFFSASDQLAIPAMRAIIENNLLIPNDIAFISMDNIEFAQYTTPPLSSVHVPKVEIGMTAAATLLDMLRGEQPLLSKVLLPHKLMVRQSSVFDRN; this is encoded by the coding sequence ATGCCTACACTTAAAGATGTCGCTGAATTAGTGGGCGTCTCGATTTCAACAGCCTCTCGTGTGATCAGAAACGATACCAGCAGGCACATTAATGCGGAGACCAAAGCCAAGGTGTGGGAAGCTGTTCGTCAACTGGATTATACGCCTAACGAGTCAGCTCGTCATCTGGTCAACAAACAGAAGGCTGAGAAAAAGATGACCAAACAAATCGGCTGCATTATTCAGACGGCCCGGTTGAATGATGATCATCCCTATTACTCACCCATTATTACGTCATTTAATAAGAAAATATTGGAATCCGGTTATTCTTTAGCATTCATACATACGTCGGATGAACTTGCTGATGATGCGCTCCTGCATCGATGCATTCACGAGATTCAAGTGGATGGGATTATTATTGTTGGAGAAGTAGGTCCGGCCATCCTTGATTATTTGCAAAAGACAGAAGATCTGGCCTTGATTGGGATTTGTACCAATGGGACTGAAATTACGATGGTTGATTATGATCGTATTCATGCAGCTAAATCAGCTGTTGACCATCTGATTGCACAAGGACATCGGTCCATCGGTTTTATCGGAGGTCCAGGGCATACTGGTGAACTCAATAGCGAAGAGAGATTCCAAGGGTTTAAATTTGCAATGTATGATGCGGGAATTCCGTTACAGAAAGAATGGATCATAGACACAAGATGGGGCATCGATCTTAGTTATGAACGTGTTATGGAGCAATTGAAGCAGCCATCACTTGAGCGTCCAACGGCGTTCTTCTCAGCAAGCGACCAGTTGGCTATCCCAGCCATGCGTGCCATCATTGAGAACAATTTGCTAATTCCAAATGATATCGCTTTCATTTCGATGGACAACATTGAATTTGCCCAATATACAACACCGCCTCTATCTTCCGTACATGTGCCTAAAGTAGAGATAGGTATGACAGCGGCAGCAACACTGCTGGATATGCTAAGAGGAGAGCAGCCCCTATTGTCGAAAGTACTGCTTCCACATAAATTAATGGTGAGACAATCGTCGGTATTTGACCGCAATTAA
- a CDS encoding 5' nucleotidase, NT5C type has protein sequence MHIGIDLDNTILDATSAHLKYYNIASGQSFTAEDVNDFYIYRLYGWNRAEREAIYHQYGHDIHWHSSPFPLAVDMIQQLFQHHQISIITARPELFRKVTLDWLKHHNINYHQIALVENKLQQCISAKVDVLIDDGPHYAEEFARSNKSVILYEQPYNLSVRHDSVLRASNWHEVKDHIDNLALKLKQTNLTLSDTM, from the coding sequence ATGCATATTGGCATTGATCTAGATAATACAATTCTCGACGCCACTTCAGCTCATCTAAAATACTATAATATAGCCTCCGGGCAATCCTTTACAGCCGAAGACGTGAATGATTTCTATATCTATCGTTTATATGGTTGGAATCGAGCCGAACGTGAAGCCATTTATCATCAATATGGTCACGACATTCATTGGCATTCTTCGCCTTTTCCACTGGCCGTAGACATGATCCAACAACTCTTTCAACATCACCAGATCTCGATTATTACTGCGCGCCCAGAGCTTTTTCGCAAGGTTACCCTAGACTGGTTGAAACATCACAACATTAACTATCACCAAATCGCCCTTGTTGAAAATAAACTTCAGCAATGTATTTCCGCCAAGGTTGATGTGCTGATTGATGATGGACCGCACTATGCGGAAGAGTTTGCCCGATCCAATAAGTCTGTAATCTTGTATGAACAACCCTATAATCTATCCGTGCGGCATGATTCGGTTCTACGCGCTTCGAATTGGCATGAAGTTAAGGATCATATCGATAACTTAGCTTTGAAATTAAAACAAACGAATCTGACTCTGTCAGACACTATGTAA
- a CDS encoding CBO0543 family protein, producing the protein MLDKIILYAVWVFTATLLLIFIKKKDLIKAQISFLFMQVPSWLFGALVVEGGLIEYPVGLLKMVYKASFTFEFFVFPAVSAIFNVHFPREKSKFIKVLYTLSFPTFITVIEVLLEKHTELVKYLNWTWYWSFITVTLTLLLSYAYYLWFFNKIKNLYKQN; encoded by the coding sequence ATGTTGGATAAAATTATTCTCTACGCTGTCTGGGTCTTTACGGCAACGCTTTTGCTAATCTTCATTAAAAAAAAAGATCTGATCAAAGCTCAAATCAGCTTTTTATTTATGCAGGTTCCCAGTTGGTTATTCGGGGCTCTTGTTGTTGAAGGCGGATTAATTGAGTATCCGGTCGGATTGCTTAAAATGGTCTATAAAGCAAGCTTTACCTTTGAATTTTTTGTTTTTCCAGCGGTAAGCGCGATTTTCAATGTTCATTTCCCAAGAGAGAAATCAAAGTTCATTAAAGTTTTATATACACTTAGTTTTCCTACGTTCATTACAGTTATTGAAGTTTTACTGGAGAAGCATACGGAATTAGTGAAATACTTGAACTGGACTTGGTACTGGAGTTTTATCACGGTAACCTTAACATTGCTGCTTTCCTATGCGTACTATCTATGGTTTTTCAATAAAATCAAAAATTTGTATAAGCAAAATTAA
- a CDS encoding zinc ribbon domain-containing protein YjdM encodes MSDLPNCPKCSSAYTYDDGSQLVCPECAHEWSLESATDQSEATKVVKDANGNILTDGDTVTVIKDLKVKGSSLVVKIGTKVKNIRLVDGDHDIDCKIDTFGAMKLKSEFVKKV; translated from the coding sequence ATGTCAGATTTACCAAATTGCCCGAAATGCAGCTCCGCTTATACCTACGATGATGGAAGCCAATTGGTTTGTCCAGAATGCGCGCATGAGTGGTCGCTAGAATCAGCAACAGATCAAAGTGAAGCAACAAAAGTAGTGAAAGACGCCAATGGAAATATCCTGACTGATGGTGATACAGTCACCGTCATCAAAGATTTAAAAGTCAAAGGCAGCTCATTAGTCGTGAAAATTGGCACTAAAGTGAAAAACATTCGCTTAGTTGACGGCGATCATGATATTGATTGCAAGATTGATACTTTTGGCGCGATGAAATTAAAGTCTGAATTTGTTAAAAAGGTATAA